In one window of Halomarina pelagica DNA:
- a CDS encoding O-methyltransferase → MNDVVPERVERFARLVGPAADEVVAEMDAYAEERGFPTVGPAVGGWLRLLATMVDAERIFEFGSGFGYSAYWFAGALPGSGEVVLTDRDPDDLDRARAYLERGGYLDRAVFEEGDAIEVVERYDGPFDAVLIDNEKHRYAEAFRAVREKVAPGGVVVADNAITAGPIDFDALVALMAGESVETDEHTRGVHEYLTTVRDDPAFETALIPVGEGIAVSYRTG, encoded by the coding sequence ATGAACGACGTCGTTCCCGAGCGCGTCGAACGGTTCGCCCGCCTCGTCGGTCCCGCCGCCGACGAGGTCGTCGCGGAGATGGACGCCTACGCCGAGGAGCGGGGCTTCCCGACGGTCGGTCCCGCCGTCGGGGGGTGGCTGCGCCTGCTCGCGACGATGGTGGACGCCGAACGGATCTTCGAGTTCGGGTCGGGCTTCGGTTACTCGGCGTACTGGTTCGCCGGGGCACTCCCCGGGTCCGGCGAGGTCGTCCTCACCGACCGCGACCCGGACGACCTCGACCGCGCCCGCGCGTACCTGGAGCGCGGCGGCTACCTCGACCGCGCCGTCTTCGAGGAGGGCGACGCGATCGAGGTCGTCGAGCGCTACGACGGCCCGTTCGACGCGGTGCTGATCGACAACGAGAAGCATCGCTACGCGGAGGCGTTCCGCGCCGTCCGGGAGAAGGTCGCCCCCGGCGGCGTGGTCGTCGCCGACAACGCGATCACCGCCGGTCCGATCGACTTCGACGCGCTGGTCGCGCTGATGGCGGGCGAGTCGGTCGAGACCGACGAGCACACCCGCGGCGTCCACGAGTACCTGACGACCGTCCGCGACGACCCGGCGTTCGAGACGGCGCTGATCCCCGTCGGGGAGGGGATCGCGGTGAGCTACCGCACCGGGTAG
- a CDS encoding NAD(P)-dependent alcohol dehydrogenase: MRAARLHEYTDEMSEALSIDDVDRPEPTRSDHVVVEVEGAGWCQTDNHIIEGMWTDYVEQDLPLTLGHENAGTVVETGEEVTTVSEGDRVICHPVLPCGKCRPCRLGEDMHCVNLSFPGLTTDGGFAEALLTSERSVVALPDGVDPIDIAPHADAGITAYHAVKKAVSRLVPGDYAVVVGVGGLGHIGLQCLEAMSAARIVALDVKPEARDLAEELGADYTLDPQDDDVPAEIESITDGQLAKQVVDFVGRDPTLALAPEIVAGTGEHHVVGYGGHVHEPAQSLVNGEFSYVGTLVGKYTELQELMALVAQGDVELRTSRYGLEEINDVAERLEHGEIEGRAVITPNA, translated from the coding sequence ATGCGAGCCGCCCGACTGCACGAGTACACCGACGAGATGAGCGAGGCGCTCTCGATCGACGACGTGGACCGACCCGAACCGACGCGCTCTGACCACGTGGTCGTGGAGGTCGAGGGCGCGGGCTGGTGCCAGACGGACAACCACATCATCGAGGGGATGTGGACCGACTACGTCGAGCAGGACCTCCCGTTGACGCTGGGCCACGAGAACGCCGGGACCGTCGTCGAGACCGGGGAGGAGGTGACGACCGTCTCGGAGGGCGACCGGGTCATCTGCCACCCGGTCCTCCCCTGCGGGAAGTGTCGGCCCTGTCGCCTCGGCGAGGACATGCACTGCGTGAACCTCTCGTTCCCGGGGCTCACGACCGACGGGGGGTTCGCGGAGGCGCTGCTCACCTCCGAACGGTCGGTGGTGGCGCTCCCCGACGGCGTCGACCCGATCGACATCGCGCCCCACGCGGACGCGGGGATCACCGCCTACCACGCCGTGAAGAAGGCCGTCTCGCGGCTCGTCCCCGGCGACTACGCCGTCGTCGTGGGCGTGGGCGGGCTCGGCCACATCGGGCTCCAGTGCCTGGAGGCGATGAGCGCCGCGCGGATCGTCGCCCTGGACGTGAAGCCGGAGGCCCGCGACCTGGCCGAGGAACTCGGCGCGGACTACACGCTCGACCCGCAGGACGACGACGTGCCCGCCGAGATCGAGTCCATCACGGACGGCCAGCTGGCGAAGCAGGTGGTCGACTTCGTGGGGCGGGATCCGACGCTCGCGCTCGCGCCGGAGATCGTCGCCGGCACGGGCGAGCACCACGTCGTCGGGTACGGCGGGCACGTCCACGAACCGGCGCAGTCGCTCGTCAACGGCGAGTTCTCCTACGTCGGCACGCTCGTCGGCAAGTACACCGAACTCCAGGAGCTGATGGCCCTCGTCGCTCAGGGCGACGTCGAACTCCGCACCTCGCGCTACGGACTGGAGGAGATCAACGACGTGGCCGAGCGCCTCGAACACGGCGAGATCGAGGGGCGGGCGGTCATCACGCCGAACGCCTGA
- a CDS encoding uracil-xanthine permease family protein — MGREVDDVSEDGSRSEEESSLVEYGIEDRPPMGTSVVLGVQHYLTMVGANIAVPLILAGLMGMPEDVTAKFVGTFFVVSGVATLAQTTIGNRYPIVQGAPFSMLAPGIAIVTAAPVVAGLPDWQSKLLYLQGAIVVAALAEVAIGYLGVVGRLRSYISPVVVAPVVALIGLSLFSAPQIVDVNPGVAGAQQNWWLVLLTLGLIVLFSQYLDGRNRAFSLFPVILGIAGAWLVAAVLSVAGVYAPGSIGYVDLDSVASAEPIYAIYPLMWGVPKVQASFVVGMFAGVLASIIESFADYHAVARLSGVGAPSRKRIDHGIGMEGLMNVFAGMMGTGGSTSYSENIGAIGLTGVASRYVVQIGAAVMLLVGFVGYFGTLIATIPDPIVGGLYLAMFGQIVAVGLSNLKYVDLDSSRNIFTIGLAVFAGMAVPSYMGAVGGTAAFQQGLATVPVVGSILATSAVGGTLYILGTTNMAVGGIVAFVLDNTVEGTPEERGLADWARIAESDEDFQSAYDRFFRDEGTTAESAD; from the coding sequence ATGGGTCGCGAGGTGGACGACGTGAGTGAGGACGGATCGCGGAGCGAGGAGGAATCGTCGCTGGTCGAGTACGGCATCGAGGACAGGCCGCCGATGGGGACCTCGGTAGTCCTCGGCGTCCAGCACTACCTCACGATGGTGGGGGCGAACATCGCGGTGCCGCTGATCCTGGCCGGCCTGATGGGGATGCCGGAGGACGTGACGGCGAAGTTCGTCGGGACGTTCTTCGTCGTCTCCGGGGTCGCGACGCTGGCCCAGACGACGATCGGAAACCGGTACCCGATCGTCCAGGGTGCGCCGTTCTCGATGCTCGCGCCGGGCATCGCCATCGTCACGGCGGCCCCGGTCGTCGCCGGGTTGCCCGACTGGCAGTCGAAGCTCCTCTACCTCCAGGGGGCGATCGTCGTCGCGGCGCTGGCGGAGGTCGCCATCGGCTACCTCGGCGTCGTCGGCCGCCTTCGCTCGTACATCTCGCCGGTCGTCGTCGCCCCCGTGGTGGCGCTCATCGGCCTGTCGCTCTTCTCCGCCCCGCAGATCGTCGACGTGAACCCGGGCGTCGCGGGCGCACAGCAGAACTGGTGGCTCGTGCTCCTCACCCTCGGGCTCATCGTCCTGTTCTCCCAGTACCTCGACGGTCGGAACCGGGCGTTCAGCCTCTTCCCCGTCATCCTCGGGATCGCGGGGGCGTGGCTCGTCGCGGCCGTCCTCTCGGTCGCCGGGGTCTACGCGCCGGGGTCGATCGGGTACGTCGACCTGGACTCGGTCGCGTCGGCGGAACCGATCTACGCCATCTACCCGCTCATGTGGGGGGTGCCGAAGGTCCAGGCGTCGTTCGTCGTCGGGATGTTCGCCGGCGTCCTCGCGTCGATCATCGAGAGCTTCGCGGACTACCACGCCGTCGCGCGCCTCTCCGGCGTCGGCGCGCCGAGCCGGAAGCGCATCGACCACGGCATCGGCATGGAGGGGCTGATGAACGTCTTCGCGGGGATGATGGGCACGGGCGGGTCCACCTCGTACTCGGAGAACATCGGCGCGATCGGGCTGACGGGGGTCGCCTCGCGCTACGTGGTCCAGATCGGCGCGGCGGTGATGCTCCTCGTCGGCTTCGTCGGCTACTTCGGGACGCTCATCGCGACCATCCCGGATCCCATCGTCGGGGGGCTCTACCTCGCCATGTTCGGGCAGATCGTCGCCGTCGGGCTGTCGAACCTCAAGTACGTCGACCTCGATTCCTCACGGAACATCTTCACGATCGGCCTCGCGGTCTTCGCGGGGATGGCCGTCCCCTCGTACATGGGCGCGGTGGGCGGCACGGCGGCGTTCCAGCAGGGACTCGCGACGGTGCCCGTCGTCGGGTCGATCCTCGCGACGAGCGCCGTCGGCGGGACGCTCTACATCCTCGGGACGACGAACATGGCCGTCGGCGGCATCGTCGCGTTCGTCCTCGACAACACCGTCGAGGGGACGCCCGAGGAGCGCGGCCTCGCCGACTGGGCCCGCATCGCCGAGAGCGACGAGGACTTCCAGTCGGCCTACGACCGCTTCTTCCGCGACGAGGGAACGACCGCGGAGAGCGCCGACTGA
- a CDS encoding long-chain fatty acid--CoA ligase: MPGGTDMTLRPFLWRAERLYPDTEIVSRTAEGITRYTYREYGDRVRQLANALDDLGVEAGDRVATFCWNHHRHFEAYFATPSVGAQLHTINPLLPAEHVRYIVGNAEDRVLFVDPSLIGALESAVQSPEFDAVERYVVMGEEVPETSLDPVVSYEEFIGDRPTEYDWPDVSEDQPAGMCYTSGTTGNPKGVEYTQKMLWAHTMATITPQGLGIASDDVVMPVVPMFHVNAWGMPFSTTAGGAKHVYPGPSPTPEDLAGLIEEEGVTFTAGVPTVWLGLMDYCKEHEVDLSSLEHVIVGGSAAPKSMIRWFDDRDVEVLHAWGMTEMSPIGSISHLKSNLADADYETQVDKRAKQGLMVPGLEFRVVDDDGEEVPWNGEDFGELWVRGPWVTTEYFERPDANEEDFEGNWLKTGDVVTVDEEGYIKIVDRAKDVIKSGGEWISSVELENAIMAHDGVAEATVIGVPHEKWQERPIAFIVAAEGADEATVESEVMDMLAAEYPKWWLPDDVVFIDDVPKTATGKFSKKDLRDQYSDASMFEGQAPEEAAPDDD; the protein is encoded by the coding sequence ATGCCAGGCGGCACTGACATGACGCTTCGACCGTTTCTGTGGCGAGCCGAACGGCTCTACCCGGACACGGAGATCGTCTCCCGGACGGCGGAGGGCATCACGCGCTACACCTACCGCGAGTACGGCGACCGCGTCCGCCAGCTCGCGAACGCCCTCGACGACCTCGGCGTCGAGGCGGGCGACCGCGTGGCGACGTTCTGCTGGAACCACCACCGGCACTTCGAGGCGTACTTCGCCACGCCCTCCGTCGGCGCGCAGTTACACACGATCAACCCGCTGCTCCCGGCCGAGCACGTCCGCTACATCGTCGGCAACGCCGAGGACCGGGTACTGTTCGTCGATCCGTCGCTGATCGGGGCGCTCGAATCCGCCGTCCAGTCGCCGGAGTTCGACGCGGTGGAGCGGTACGTCGTGATGGGCGAGGAGGTCCCCGAGACCTCCCTCGACCCCGTCGTCTCCTACGAGGAGTTCATCGGCGATCGCCCGACGGAGTACGACTGGCCGGACGTGAGCGAGGACCAGCCGGCGGGGATGTGCTACACCTCCGGCACGACCGGGAACCCGAAGGGCGTCGAGTACACCCAGAAGATGCTCTGGGCGCACACGATGGCGACGATCACGCCCCAGGGGCTCGGAATCGCCTCCGACGACGTGGTGATGCCCGTCGTGCCGATGTTCCACGTCAACGCGTGGGGGATGCCGTTCAGCACCACCGCCGGCGGCGCGAAGCACGTCTACCCCGGCCCCTCGCCGACCCCCGAGGACCTCGCCGGCCTCATCGAGGAGGAGGGAGTCACCTTCACGGCCGGCGTCCCCACCGTGTGGCTCGGGCTGATGGACTACTGCAAGGAGCACGAGGTGGACCTCTCGTCGCTCGAGCACGTCATCGTCGGCGGGTCGGCCGCGCCGAAGTCCATGATCCGCTGGTTCGACGACCGGGACGTCGAGGTGCTCCACGCCTGGGGCATGACCGAGATGTCGCCGATCGGCTCCATCTCGCACCTCAAGTCGAACCTCGCGGACGCCGACTACGAGACGCAGGTGGACAAGCGCGCCAAGCAGGGCCTCATGGTGCCCGGCCTCGAGTTCCGCGTCGTCGACGACGACGGCGAGGAGGTGCCGTGGAACGGCGAGGACTTCGGCGAACTCTGGGTGCGCGGTCCGTGGGTGACGACGGAGTACTTCGAGCGCCCCGACGCGAACGAGGAGGACTTCGAGGGCAACTGGCTGAAGACCGGCGACGTCGTCACCGTCGACGAGGAGGGCTACATCAAGATCGTCGACCGCGCGAAGGACGTGATCAAGTCCGGCGGCGAGTGGATCTCCAGCGTCGAACTGGAGAACGCCATCATGGCCCACGACGGCGTGGCCGAGGCGACCGTCATCGGCGTCCCCCACGAGAAGTGGCAGGAGCGGCCCATCGCGTTCATCGTGGCCGCGGAGGGGGCCGACGAGGCGACCGTCGAGTCCGAGGTGATGGACATGCTCGCGGCGGAGTACCCGAAGTGGTGGCTCCCCGACGACGTGGTGTTCATCGACGACGTCCCGAAGACCGCCACCGGGAAGTTCTCGAAGAAGGACCTCCGCGATCAGTACAGCGACGCGTCCATGTTCGAGGGGCAGGCTCCCGAGGAGGCGGCCCCCGACGACGACTGA
- a CDS encoding amidohydrolase family protein, with the protein MYHHEGEDVFVLDSHVHMWDASEENIVHEGGEQFIQCFYDYHTGFTPEEHQWDLSTYRKYGPDRLLRDLFRDGHVDMAIFQPTYLTEFYEEGFNTTEQNAELAEEHPERFVLNGRFDPRDGEEGLEQLERDHERYDLQGVKVYTAEWKGDSKGWRLDSEEAFEYLEKCAELGIENVHPHKGPTIRPLNRDAFDVADVDDAATSFPELNFVVEHVGLPRLDDFCWIAAQEPNVYGGLAVAAPLALSRPRKFGEILGELLFWLGEDRVLFGSDYAIWEPDWLVEAVMEFELAPDQEAEYGVEFDLDVKRKVMGENAARLYDIDLSRRERDLRGDEISERFDLADQYDRGPATADD; encoded by the coding sequence ATGTACCACCACGAAGGGGAGGACGTGTTCGTCCTCGACTCGCACGTCCACATGTGGGACGCGAGCGAGGAGAACATCGTCCACGAGGGGGGAGAGCAGTTCATCCAGTGCTTCTACGACTACCACACCGGGTTCACGCCCGAGGAGCACCAGTGGGACCTCTCCACGTACCGCAAGTACGGACCCGATCGGCTGCTCCGCGACCTGTTTCGCGACGGCCACGTGGACATGGCGATCTTCCAGCCGACGTACCTCACGGAGTTCTACGAGGAGGGGTTCAACACGACCGAGCAGAACGCCGAACTGGCGGAGGAGCACCCCGAGCGGTTCGTCCTCAACGGGCGGTTCGACCCGCGCGACGGCGAGGAGGGCCTGGAGCAACTCGAACGCGACCACGAGCGGTACGACCTCCAGGGCGTGAAGGTCTACACCGCCGAGTGGAAGGGCGACTCGAAGGGCTGGCGGCTCGACTCGGAGGAGGCCTTCGAGTACCTGGAGAAGTGCGCCGAACTCGGCATCGAGAACGTCCACCCGCACAAGGGACCGACCATCCGGCCGCTCAACCGCGACGCATTCGACGTGGCGGACGTGGACGACGCGGCGACGTCGTTCCCGGAGTTGAATTTCGTCGTCGAGCACGTCGGGCTGCCGCGGCTGGACGACTTCTGCTGGATCGCCGCCCAGGAGCCGAACGTGTACGGCGGGCTGGCCGTCGCCGCCCCGCTCGCGCTGTCGCGCCCGCGGAAGTTCGGCGAGATCCTGGGCGAACTCCTGTTCTGGCTGGGCGAGGACAGGGTGCTGTTCGGCAGTGACTACGCCATCTGGGAACCCGACTGGCTCGTCGAGGCGGTCATGGAGTTCGAACTCGCGCCCGATCAGGAGGCCGAATACGGCGTGGAGTTCGACCTCGACGTGAAGCGGAAGGTGATGGGCGAGAACGCCGCGCGGCTCTACGACATCGACCTCTCGCGGCGGGAGCGCGACCTCCGGGGCGACGAGATCAGCGAGCGGTTCGACCTCGCCGATCAGTACGACCGGGGGCCGGCGACGGCCGACGACTGA